The Rosa rugosa chromosome 3, drRosRugo1.1, whole genome shotgun sequence sequence TTCATATTCTTCTTTGTCCttttgtaattttcttcttCTACATGATTGTATACTCATTCATGTGTTGCATGAGGGTCACTACTTTTGCAGAATATCAACAATGGTGTGCTATTTCAATTCATATCATATCAATGTACGTGGTGATATGTGACATTCACTATTTATTAACTGTCATGAGAAAGAACTATTAAAAGTATTTGAGGGGGGATGGGGAATTGGGTTGGTATTAGGCTAGCTCCAGTGTACccaaaatatataatatataatatatatatatatatatatatatatatatatatatatatatatatatataatatagcTCAACACCTAACATCCAATCatttacatttcaagtttccCAGAGTTTTACATCCCATAATCATATCGACTCACTTGTATTCACTGAGAGATGCAAAAGTTGTTCAGTCCTTTACTTCTGTAAATAGTGAGTAGTCTAGGCTTTAGTTCTCAAAAtacaatttacccagaaaatagTGAACAAAATTTACTGCAATTAACATGATTTCTTATAATGAGTATCAGCATATTCATAATATATACCAATATCCTTTTGTTGGATGATTGCATTTGGGGCCAGGGAATATCCTAAACCTAAAGTCTTGTACCTGATAATACTTCATAATAGTGGTAAACTAAAAGTTGCTGTCCTGCTTACTTCAATCTTGTGTCTACAAAATTTTTTGAAACTGACAAGATAGAGGTTAGGTAGTGCAGTGATCAGTTAGGTCAAAACAATCAGTCTACATCTAAAAGCAACAGATTCTTCTTCATGCTTAATATGTCTAACAGGCCATATAAGTTCACACTGTAAACCCTTCTTTATTTCAATATCAGCTTAAGCTTTTGGAATTCAGTAGTTCACATATGTAACAGCGCTTTTATTATAGGAAATTCGTGTTTGATACCATCAATCTATATCTCCACTCTACTTCCTTGTCGATTTGCAGATTGTTTGAATGAAACATGAATGCTCACATAGCTCAATAAAACTCATTGTAGTTAGCTACTTAGACACGAGAAAGATTACTGGAAATACTTTTTTACAAATACAGTGAGAAAACTTCAGCCATTTCCGTCCCCCAGTTGTCTGTAGTTGAAAAATAGTGTATAAATATGAGTAATATACCAATAATACGCAGGTGCACGCATTAGTTAGATTCAAATTTAAAAACGATTGTCACCCTGACTTGACCCAGCAGCCACCTGTGTGATAGACTATTGTAGGAGACTGCAGACACAATCTGTAATTTCCTGTAATTTGTTTATATGATTGGAGAAAtgatttttcttctctcttacCTTTTATTGTTTTAATTTATCACTACTAATTGTGATCACCCCCTGTTTAGCACCCATGGTTtcaaaaactaaagaaaatttgTTTTTGACCTTGCATCTCTGGATTGTTAATATCTGtattaaatatatgttgtcCACTACTTCCCACATATCACCAACCCCATCTCTGACCAAAATCCAGTCATACTTGGACAGCCATTCAAGTGCCACTCAATCACTTACCATGAACATCATCTTTAGGCAGTTAAAATCATTATATTGATGAGTGATGACAAATTTCTTTGAGGAGTTATTGAGAGTTAATTGGTAATTGGTGAAGAAGACCGATTGTAATTTTTGGGGGTGTCCTGTTTTTCAGTTTGCCAGACTCCCACGTTTGATTGATATTGTCCTTAACTACTCGTGTCCGTTAGATCCATCTCGTTGTGGTGATATATTGACACTAGACTTTTTTTTAGTACAAATATTTTAATGGAGAATCCTATATTGCCAACCTTTCTCTTACTGTATATAGTTATACAAACCTTTTCAAATGGTGGGCGCTTGACTTATCCGTGTTTTGATCACATAAACCCCCCAATTGCCCAAAAATCAGTTTTTGAAAGTTGGCTGAGTCTATATAAAGGCGCCAAGTTTAGTTGGAGCACAAACCCAAACACTTGCCGTAGTGCCTCAGAGAACTAAAATGGATTACCTGTATACAACAGGAGCAGTCATAGCTTCATTGTTGAGTGTTGTTTTCTTATACACTTTTAGAGGGAAGAGGAAGAATGTCAAGGCTTCAATGAAGACTcaaaatgggaaacttttgAAGAGCTCTGGAAATGGAATGTGTTTGCCGGCAAAGATGGGTGCAAGTCCTGACATTGTCATTGTTGGTGCTGGAGTTGTTGGTTCGGCACTTGCTTATACACTTGGGAAGGTGACACTCTCTAATTCAATCTCTAAGAGGGCTCTAATTCTATGCCTCTTTCTATGCTGATCTGATATAAAACTTTCATTATATAATGTTTAAGATGGACAGTTCATTAAGGAATATTGAAGGGTGTTGGATCTGTTTGGGGTTTTACAGATTTACTGAATTGTGGTAAATTTGGAGACCCTTCTAGTTCTTTTGCCACTCAGTTTAGCATAAATGGTTATTAGCTTATACACAGTAGCAACTATATCATAGTGTTACGATCTCTGAAATCTATATATAATGTCCGGTTTCCTTAAATTCATTTCCTTTGAGTTTGGCAGTGTTCTTACAATATGTGCATTTGCAGGATGGCCGCCAAGTGCATGTGATTGAAAGAGACTTGACTGAACCAGATAGAATTGTTGGTGAACTGCTACAACCTGGGGGATATCTGAGATTGATTGAGTTGGGCCTTGAAGGTGAGCAAGGACGCTTGTTGAGTACTTACAAGTTGTATTATTTGCACTATATATTCTGTATAATTTTGTGCAGGTCTTAAATAGTTgagctttcttctctttttcctcttttagTTAGACATGGGTATATGTTAATTGCTGAAATGATTGTTTTGCTGAATTAGATTGTGTGAATGAGATTGATGCTCAGAGAGTTTTTGGCTATGCGCTTTACAAGGATGGGAAAAGTTCCAAGCTGCCATATCCCTTGGAAAACTTCCATCCAGATGTGGCTGGCAGAAGCTTTCACCATGGCCGTTTCATTCAAAGGATGCGTGAAAAAGCTGCATCTCTTCCCAAGTATGCTCCTTGCTTTAAATGTTTCCGAACTATTCTGCTTTCACTAGGATGGCCTTCTGTTGTTCAATTGAAAGTTGTAGAAATCTGCTTCAGTCTTTTCTTCAAGTATTAACAATGGTTCAGGGAATTTGAGTTATATGACACACTActatttgaaaaataaaattttttgaGATACTGATTTCCATCAAAATTATATGTCTATTATGGAGGATTTGCATGTTCTATTGGAAAACTTATTACAGTCCTAATTAAAAGTTTTGATATCAGTGTAAGGTTGGAGCAAGGCACAGTGACATCGCTGCTTGAGAAAAAGGGTACTGTCAAAGGGGTCCAATACAAACCCAAAGGCAGTGATCAGGAGCTCACTCTACATGCTCCCCTGACAATAGTCTGCGATGGTTGCTATTCAAACTTGCGACGCTCTCTGTGCGATGCGAAGGTGAAGCTAACATGTTAATCTTTTGAAATAACAAGAACCTGAAGATATGACTGATCGACTTGATACTTGGAAGTTTTGAATAGAAAATATTCATggtcattattattattattatttctgcAGGTTGATATTCCTTCATGTTTCGTTGGTTTAGTTCTTGAGAATTGCCAGCTTCCATACGCAAATCATGGGCATGTGATATTAGCAGATCCTTCACCGATATTGTTTTATCCTATCAGCAGCACCGAGATTCGCTGCCTGGTTGATGTACCAGGCCAGAAAGTGCCTTCAATTTCCAGTGGTGAAATGGCTCACTACTTGAAAACAAAAGTGGCACCCCAAGTATGTGCAGTTTGCTTCACATGCTTTGTTTTGATTTCTACTTCTCTTATCTAACTCTTTGGACTAATGAGTTGTACAATTGCAGGTTCCACTTGAGCTGCATGCTGCTTTCTTGGCTGCCATTGATAATGGAAACATAAAATCAATGCCAAACAGAAGCATGCCTGCTGCTCCTCATCCCACCCCTGGTGCCTTTCTAATGGGGGATGCAGTCAATATGCGCCATCCTTTAACTGGAGGAGGCATGACTGTGGCTCTATCGGACATTGTGGTTGTTAGGGATCTTCTAAGACCTCTGGACAATCTCAATGATGCATCAGCTCTTTGCAAATACCTCGAGTCGTTCTATACTCTTCGTAAGGTAAGCAGGCTCCATATCTAATAATTTTAGCACACATTATAGTGATATATCGTTTTGAAAACTTGTTAATGAGGCCAAATGGTATTGATTTCAGCTCAAACTTAGTATTAAGAGACTGCTTGTTTTTCTGCAGCCTGTGTCTTCTACCATAAACACATTGGCAGGTGCTCTATACAAGGTGTTCTGTGCATCTCCTGATCCAGCAAGGAAAGAAATGAGGGAAGCATGCTTTGACTACTTGAGTCTTGGTGGCATGTTTTCCAATGGACCTCTGGCTCTTCTCTCTGGTCTAAACCCTCATCCATTGAGCTTGATTCTCCACTTCTTTGCTGTGGCTATCTACGCTGTTGGGCGGCTGTTACTTCCATTCCCTTCACCCAAACGCATGTGGATTGGAGCTAGATTGATTTTGGTATGCATCTCTCCCTTCTCTATGACTTTTTGGGGCTGTATTTAGACATTCTATAGCAAGACCTTATACATGTAttgatttttcttcattttgcaGGGTGCATCAGGGATCATTTTCCCGATAATCAGCGCTGAAGGAGTAAGACAAATGTTCTTCCCTGTAATGGTTCCATCCTATCACAGAGCTCCTCC is a genomic window containing:
- the LOC133736631 gene encoding squalene monooxygenase SE1-like — protein: MDYLYTTGAVIASLLSVVFLYTFRGKRKNVKASMKTQNGKLLKSSGNGMCLPAKMGASPDIVIVGAGVVGSALAYTLGKDGRQVHVIERDLTEPDRIVGELLQPGGYLRLIELGLEDCVNEIDAQRVFGYALYKDGKSSKLPYPLENFHPDVAGRSFHHGRFIQRMREKAASLPNVRLEQGTVTSLLEKKGTVKGVQYKPKGSDQELTLHAPLTIVCDGCYSNLRRSLCDAKVDIPSCFVGLVLENCQLPYANHGHVILADPSPILFYPISSTEIRCLVDVPGQKVPSISSGEMAHYLKTKVAPQVPLELHAAFLAAIDNGNIKSMPNRSMPAAPHPTPGAFLMGDAVNMRHPLTGGGMTVALSDIVVVRDLLRPLDNLNDASALCKYLESFYTLRKPVSSTINTLAGALYKVFCASPDPARKEMREACFDYLSLGGMFSNGPLALLSGLNPHPLSLILHFFAVAIYAVGRLLLPFPSPKRMWIGARLILGASGIIFPIISAEGVRQMFFPVMVPSYHRAPPVNLHDFDNKAIR